A region from the Synergistaceae bacterium genome encodes:
- a CDS encoding AAA family ATPase, translating to MKRIAIFNHKGGVSKTTTTFNLGSALAKKNKIVLLVDTDAQCNLTLYAMGYDNYEKFCEEENRNNIYDCLLPAYKSQPRLIEAADCYQAGKNLYLLPGNLDFTENEVQLGIAMQLSSSALTSMQNLPGALNYLVEQTCNKYNIDYVLFDMNPSLSAINKDVLLTSDYFIVPTSPDYFSIMAIRSLSRVLPSWERWAVEARTIFNNAEYKLSSVTPKFLGYTVNDFNLTRGNPQKSFQAFIDRIADEINKSLIPALSQANMLLSREKYSTAYENMRAKFKNDNVNYSNEYCLAQISNFNKLIAISNEQGIPVFDITLNSATEGQRRTLNWFKLLYNSLADRIIELTQ from the coding sequence ATGAAGAGAATAGCTATATTTAATCACAAGGGCGGAGTCTCCAAGACTACAACGACATTTAATTTAGGCTCAGCACTGGCAAAGAAAAATAAAATTGTCCTTCTCGTAGATACCGACGCACAGTGCAATTTGACATTATATGCTATGGGATATGACAATTACGAAAAATTTTGCGAGGAAGAAAATAGAAATAATATCTATGACTGTCTCTTACCTGCTTATAAGTCCCAGCCTCGTTTAATAGAAGCCGCAGATTGTTATCAAGCCGGGAAAAATCTTTATTTGCTGCCCGGTAATTTAGATTTTACAGAAAATGAAGTCCAGCTTGGAATAGCAATGCAGTTATCAAGCAGCGCATTAACTTCAATGCAGAATTTGCCCGGAGCATTAAATTACTTAGTCGAGCAGACCTGCAATAAATACAATATCGATTACGTTTTATTTGACATGAATCCCAGTTTAAGCGCGATTAATAAAGACGTTTTGTTGACATCGGATTATTTTATCGTGCCTACTTCACCTGATTATTTCTCGATTATGGCAATAAGATCTTTATCTCGTGTTTTGCCGTCGTGGGAACGCTGGGCAGTGGAAGCTAGAACAATTTTTAACAACGCAGAATATAAATTATCATCCGTTACTCCTAAATTTTTGGGCTATACTGTCAACGATTTTAATTTAACGCGCGGAAATCCGCAAAAATCGTTTCAGGCATTTATTGACAGAATCGCTGACGAAATAAATAAATCGCTCATTCCTGCATTATCGCAAGCAAATATGTTATTATCACGGGAAAAATATTCTACAGCTTACGAGAATATGCGCGCAAAATTCAAGAATGACAACGTAAATTATAGTAATGAATATTGCCTCGCTCAAATTTCAAATTTTAACAAGTTAATTGCAATATCCAACGAGCAGGGAATACCAGTTTTTGATATTACTCTTAACTCCGCAACTGAAGGCCAGCGAAGGACATTAAATTGGTTCAAGCTGCTTTATAATTCACTAGCTGATAGAATAATTGAATTAACGCAATAA
- a CDS encoding radical SAM protein: MTQNRIQQINALKREIYGEYGFYYYVPMAEAYTIQIPVTISCSYNKCLYCDLNQHKKFRELSLDEIESNIKKLRVIHDEKIDSAKRFLLAGGNPFVLKPDKLLQIATMIKSNFPEVEYISSFARSDDITGKTQDELKILHDSGFDRLCIGIESGSDEVLNFHNKGVTSAQNLQAMKMLDDANIKYSCYIMLGLGGLDMSESHISGTINLLNQANPFQLTVVTLVLFKGARLVEKVRNHEFHRMPPFEALKEGREILSQLNISTIWDATHKTNLFPIKGRIPLHREKLLNRIDSAISEIESGDLKQYELKRWSSWGIE, translated from the coding sequence ATGACTCAAAATCGAATACAGCAAATTAACGCACTCAAACGCGAAATTTACGGCGAATACGGATTTTATTATTATGTCCCTATGGCGGAGGCTTATACTATACAGATTCCCGTTACAATAAGCTGCAGTTACAATAAATGTTTGTATTGCGACCTGAATCAGCACAAAAAATTTCGGGAGCTTTCACTTGATGAGATCGAGTCAAATATCAAAAAATTGCGCGTTATCCATGATGAAAAAATTGACTCGGCCAAGAGATTTTTATTAGCTGGGGGCAATCCTTTTGTGTTGAAGCCTGATAAATTGCTGCAAATTGCAACTATGATCAAATCAAATTTTCCGGAAGTAGAATATATTTCAAGTTTCGCGCGTTCAGACGACATAACAGGCAAGACTCAAGACGAGCTAAAAATTTTGCATGACTCCGGCTTTGATAGATTATGTATAGGCATTGAGTCAGGTTCCGACGAAGTATTAAATTTTCACAATAAGGGCGTAACCAGCGCACAAAATCTACAGGCCATGAAAATGCTTGACGATGCAAATATAAAATATTCGTGTTATATAATGCTGGGTCTTGGCGGGCTTGACATGTCAGAGAGTCATATTAGCGGAACTATAAATTTATTGAATCAAGCTAACCCCTTTCAATTAACAGTTGTAACGCTCGTATTATTTAAGGGCGCGCGGTTGGTAGAAAAAGTCAGGAATCACGAATTTCACAGAATGCCCCCTTTTGAAGCTCTCAAAGAAGGCCGGGAAATTTTATCGCAATTAAATATTTCAACGATCTGGGACGCGACTCACAAGACTAATTTATTTCCCATCAAGGGCAGAATCCCATTACACCGCGAAAAATTATTAAATCGCATAGACTCGGCCATTAGCGAAATAGAGTCAGGAGATCTCAAGCAATACGAGCTAAAACGGTGGTCAAGCTGGGGCATTGAGTAA
- the gcvH gene encoding glycine cleavage system protein GcvH: MIEFKNNLLYTKNNEWTEKINDIVRVGIDDYSQKSLGDIVYVEICPVNTRLKAGDSFGSIEATKSVSEIISPVSGVVVKVNDAIKESPAIVNIDPFGDGWLIEIKPDDISELDNLMNVGEYKKFLS, from the coding sequence ATGATAGAATTCAAGAATAATTTGTTATACACGAAAAATAACGAATGGACAGAAAAAATAAATGATATTGTCCGAGTCGGAATTGATGACTACTCGCAAAAATCTTTAGGCGACATTGTTTACGTTGAAATTTGTCCGGTCAACACGCGTTTAAAAGCTGGGGACTCGTTTGGCTCAATCGAAGCTACTAAATCAGTGAGTGAAATAATTTCTCCTGTGTCGGGCGTTGTCGTGAAAGTTAATGACGCAATTAAAGAATCTCCCGCAATTGTCAATATTGACCCGTTCGGCGATGGCTGGCTGATAGAAATTAAACCCGATGATATTTCAGAACTTGATAATTTAATGAACGTCGGCGAGTACAAAAAATTTTTATCATGA
- a CDS encoding lipoate--protein ligase family protein: MKNNPAFNLAYEEYLFTLGRECFFLWQNEPAVILGRFTNIDEVNINFVRENNIKIVRRNSGGGAVYHDLGNINYSFILHDKKNYSLKFFAGVIINALSKIGVNGVLTFNHNDLLVNDYKFSGMAQYRRNNILLHHGTLLFDSDLSIIQKVLRRSGKVANLKNFLTRDINIQEFMTLLRENINFPCGLPEINYSPVKKLMLDKYLNPDWNNKI, encoded by the coding sequence ATGAAGAATAATCCGGCGTTTAATTTAGCTTATGAAGAATATTTATTCACTCTTGGCCGTGAGTGCTTTTTTCTGTGGCAGAATGAACCCGCAGTAATTCTCGGCAGATTCACTAATATTGACGAGGTAAATATAAATTTTGTGCGCGAGAATAATATTAAAATCGTTCGGCGAAATTCCGGCGGAGGCGCAGTCTATCACGATTTAGGAAATATAAATTACAGCTTTATCCTGCATGACAAGAAAAATTATTCTCTCAAGTTCTTTGCTGGCGTGATAATAAATGCGCTTTCTAAAATCGGCGTTAATGGCGTGCTGACATTTAATCATAATGATTTACTCGTGAATGATTATAAATTTTCGGGAATGGCACAATATCGCAGGAATAATATTTTACTTCATCACGGGACATTATTATTTGACTCGGACTTGAGCATTATACAAAAAGTTTTAAGGCGTTCGGGGAAAGTTGCGAATCTGAAAAATTTTTTGACCCGCGATATAAATATTCAGGAATTTATGACACTTTTGCGCGAAAATATAAATTTCCCGTGCGGACTCCCTGAGATTAATTATAGTCCAGTGAAAAAATTAATGCTCGATAAATATTTAAATCCTGACTGGAATAATAAAATTTAA